GAGGCCGTCGTCGGTCCGGCGCAGGTAGTACCGGCCCCCGGTGGCGAGGGCCGTCAGCGGGGTGAGGACGAACGCGATCACGGCGGCGGCGACGGGGGAGTACGGCTGGAGGGTGTCGCCGAGGGCGTGGAAGTACATGGCGATCGACAGGCCGGAGGCGGCGGTGAAGGCGACGACGCCGACCGGGTTGACGGCGTACAGCATGCCGCGGCGGAACTCGGGGCGGAGCGGGGAGATCCGCAGCAGGTGCTTGTTGACGCCGATGTCGGTGGCGACGGTGACCACCCAGGCGATCGCGCAGTTGGAGTAGAAGCCCAGGACGCTGTTGAGGAAGCTGAACATGTCGGCCTCCATCAGGACCAGCGCGATGCCCAGGTTGACCAGCACGAAGACCATCCGCCCGGGGTAGCGCCGGGTGACCCGGGTGAAGGAGTTCGTCCAGGCCAGCGAGCCGGAGTAGGCGTTCGTCACGTTGATCTTGATCTGGCTGACGACCACGAGCGCCACGGCCAGCGGGACGACCAGCCAGGACGGCAGCATCGCGTCGAAGGCGCCCTTGAACTGCCGGATCGGTTCGGGCGCCAGGCCCGGCCCGGCCGCGGCGAGGATGTGCACGGCGAGGAACACGCCGATCGCCTGCTTCAGCGCGCCGATCACCACCCAGCCCGGGCCGGCCATGACCACCGCGGTCCACCAGCCGCGCCGGTTCGCCGCCGTCCGGGGCGGCATGAAGCGCAGGTAGTCGATCTGCTCGCCGATCTGCGCGATCAGCGACAGGCAGACGCCCGCGCCCAGCAGCACGGACGCGGTGTTGACGCCCCCCTCGCCGTCGGTGCCCGGGTAGGACAGGAAGCGGTCCACGCTGCCGGGGTCGGTCCAGATCAGGTACACCAGCGGGGAGACCATCAGGACCAGCCAGACGGGGGTGGTCCACACCTGGAGCCTGCTCAGCGCCTTCATGCCGTACACGACCAGCGGGATCACCATCAGCGTGGAGACCAGGTAGCCCAGCCAGAGCGGCAGGCCGAGCCCCAGTTTCAGCCCCTGCGCCATGATCGAGCCCTCTAGGGCGAAGAAGACGAAGGTGAAGCTGGCGAAGATGACGCCGGTCAGCACCGAGCCGTAGTAGCCGAAGCCGGAGCCGCGGGTGATCAGGTCCAGGTCGATGTTGTAGCGGGCGCTGTAGTACGCCAGCGGGTAGCCGGTCACGAAGATGACCGCGGCGGCCACCGCGATCGCCACCAGCGCGTTGCCGGTGCCGTGGGCCAGGCCGATGCCGGCGCCGATCGAGAAGTCGGCCATGTAGGCGATGCCGCCGAGGGCCGTGGTGGCCACCACCATCGGGGTCCAGCGGCGGTAACTGCGGGGCGCGAAGCGGAGGGTGTAGTCCTCCAGCGTCTCCGCGGCCGCCTGGTCGGTGGCGGCGGCCGGTGCCGCGGCCTGCGGGGGGCCGGGTTCGGCGGTGCTCACCAGGCGTGGCTCGACGTTCATGCGGTGCCTCCTTGCCGTGCGGAAGGGGGGACGGGCGCGCGTGTGAGGGCGTGCGGGCGCGCCGTACGAGAGGGGGCCGAGCAGGGGCGGGACGGGTGGCGGGGGGTCAGACGCGGTCCCCGTGCAGGGCCATCTGGGTGAGGGCGCGCCGGGCGCGCTCCAGGACGACGTCCATGGAGGCGCCGACGTGGTCGTGCAGGGCGCGGTACGCCTCGTCCAGGCGGCCGTCCCGGACCAGCTCCATGATCGCGATGTGCTCGGTGATCGTGGAGTCCACCCGGTCCCGGGTCAGGAAGTCGTACATCCGGACCCGGCGGATCCGCCGGTTGACCGCGACCAGCGCCTCGGTGAGCGCCGGATTGCCCGAGGCCCGGGACAGGGCGACGTGGAACTCCTCGTCGAGGACGACGAACCGCGGGTCCGGCTCGGGGGGCGCCTCCCGGATCGCGTACCAGCGCAGCAGCTCCGCCTCGACGACCGCCGGGTCGTGCCGGACCGACGGGTCCTCCAGGGCCCGCGCCACGCCGCGCAGTTCGAGCGTGACACGCAGCTCGTACAGGTCCCGCAGCTGCGGGAGGTTCGGGACGACCGGGTAGTAGCCGCCGTCGCCGCGCTCGATCATGCCGTCGGACCGCAGCCTCGTCAGCGCCTCCCGTACCGGCGTCCGGGAGACCCCGAACCGCTCCGCGAGCCGCTCCTCGGTCATCCGCTCGCGCGGCCCGATCCGACCGGACATCAACTCCTCGCGCAGGGCGGCGTGGACCCGTTCGCGGTGCGGGAGGTGCGGTGTGTCCGGGGGTGTATACAGCCCTGTGTCCATGGCGGGAGACGCTAGGCAGCGGCCGTTTCCCCCGGACGCCTCCCAGGTGAAGGAGGTGTTTCGGAACCCTCCCGGCCCGCACCGCCCGCCGGGGCACCGCGCCCTCCCGGCTCACCGCGGCCACGAGCGCGGAGCCGACCACTTCGCCGCGGCTCTCCCCTGCGCCCGACGGCCACCCGGACGAGGCGCCCGTTAAGCGGTGGACCCGCCGGACGCCGCTTTGCCACAGTGGGCCGCATGACCACGCCCGCACCGTCCGGCCCGCCGTCCGAGCCGCCCGAGCCGCCCTTCGTCCCGGGGCTCGACCTCTCCCGGGCGCTGTACGAGGAGGCGGTCCGGCCGCTGCTGGCGAGCGCCCACCCGGGGCTGCGGTACGCGGCCGCGCGGATCGGCGCCGGGTCGGAGGTGCTCGGCTTCGACACCGCCCGCTCCACCGACCACGACTGGGGGCCGCGCCTCCAGCTCTTCCTCGCCCCCGCCGACACCCGGCGGCACGGCCGGGCGGTCCGCGAACTGCTCGCCGCCCGCCTGCCCGGCGAGATCCGCGGCTGGTCCACCCACTACCGCGGCACCGGCAACCCGGACGACCCGGTCAGCCACCTGGAACCGGCGCCCGCCGACGGCCCGGTCGACCACCGGGTCACCGTCCACGACCTGCCCGGCTGGCTCGCCGAACGCCTCGGCCCGCCCGCCGCCGCCTGGGCCGACGCCGCGCCCGGCCCCCTCGACTGGCTGGCCCTGCCGCAGCAGCGGCTCGCCGAGTTCACCGGCGGCGCGGTCTTCCACGACGGCCCCGGCACCCTCACCGCCGCCCGCGAACGCCTGCACTGGTACCCCGAGCAGGTGTGGCGCCACCTGCTGGCCTGCCAGTGGCAGCGGATCGCCCAGGAGGAGGCCTTCGTCGGCCGCTGCGCCGAAGCCGGCGACGACCTCGGCGCGGCCCTGGTCACCGCCCGCCTGGTGCGCGACCTGATGCGGCTGGCCTTCCTGACCGCCCGCCGCTACGCCCCCTACGGCAAGTGGTTCGGCAGCGCCTTCGCCCGCCTGGACACCGACCCCGCGCTGGCCCCCGCGCTGCGCGCCGCGCTGGCCGCCCCCGACCCGCGGGCCCGCGAACGGCACCTGTGCGAGGCGTACGAGGCCGCGGCCCGGGCCCACAACGCGCTCGGCCTGACCGGGCCGCTCGACCCGGCCCGCCGCCGCTACCACGGCCGCCCGTACCTGGTGCTGCACGCCGACCGCTTCGCCCGGGCCCTGCAACGGACGGTCACCGCACCGGAGTTGCGGGACCGCCCGCTGACCGGTGCGGTCGACCAGTGGGCCGACAGCACCGACCTGCTGGACCACCCGGGAGCCCTCCGCGCCGCCGTCGACGCGCTCGGCGCGGAGAGCCCGCAGGGCTGACCGACCACGTCGACCACGCCGACCACGCCGCGCCGACCGCTCACCCGTCCGGCCCAGCGACGCGCCGCAGGCGGCGCAGCGGGCGGGCGCCGGACGGGGGTGCTGGCTAGCGTCCGGCGCAGAGGACGTCAGATCGAGTGGCTCGTCGAGCGCTAGGAGAGTGCGCGTGGCCGGGACAGCGCCGCCCCCGCAGGGCAGACCGACCGGGAGCAGTCAGGCCGAGGGCGGTGCGGCGGGGGTGGTGGCCTCGGCGACCAGGTCGACGGCGGCGCGCGCCTCGGTGATCGCGGCCGGGGCGAGCGTCCTGCTGGTGGTGGCGATCGTGCTGGGCAGTCGGCTGCTGCGCGACTTCGACTCCGCGCTGGTGCCGTACGCGGTGGCCTCGGTGTTCCTGACCTTCGGCGTGGTCTACCGCTACGTGGTGTGGGTCTCCGCGCCCGCCGCCCGCCGACTGTTCGTGCAGGGCTGGAAGTCCGCGCTGTCCTGGGAGAACCTCAAGCGCTCGCCCGCCGCGCTGCCGAAGATGGCCGCCACCTACCTGGGCTTCCAGAAGTTCCTCGGCGCCCGCTCGCACGCCCGCTGGGCCGCCCACCAACTGATCTTCTGGGGCTGCCTGTTGGCCGCGGCGATCACCTTCCCGCTGACCTGGGGCTGGTTCACCTTCACCTCCTCCAGCGCGGCCGGCCCGGGCTACGAGATGCGCCTGTGGGGCTTCAAGCTGTTCGGCTTCGACTCCGGCAGCTTCCTCGGCTGGGCGCTCTACCACGGCCTGGACCTGGCCGCCGTGATGGTGATCGGCGGCGCCGGCTACTTCCTGTGGCGGCGGATGCGCGACCGCGCCGCGACCACCGGCCAGCGCTTCGGCTACGACTTCCTGCCGCTGCTGGCGCTGATCACCATCTCGGTCACCGGCCTGCTGCTGACCTTCTCGGAGATGTTCCTGCACGGCGGCGGCTACGAGTTCCTGGCCGTCCTGCACATGGCCTCGGTCGTCCTCACCCTGGTCTACCTGCCGTTCGGCAAGTTCTTCCACATCGTGCAGCGCCCGGCCGCGGTCGGCATGCAGCTGTTCAAGTACACGGCGCGGCGCAAGGGTTCGGACGCCGAGGAGCTGCAGTCCTGCAAGCGCTGCGGCCAGCCGATCGACACCGCCGCCGCGGTGGACAACCTGCGCGCCACCATGCGCGACCTGAAGCTGGGCTTCGACGAGTGGGCCGAGTACTGCCCCCGTTGCAAGCGGGTGCTGCGCGGCACCGCCTACCTGTCGAACGTCAAGCGGGGGTTCAAGTGAGCACCGAGCACGTCCCGTTGGACCCGAGCGTCGCCCCGCTCGGGACGCGCAACTTCCGCGACGCGGGCGGCCTGCCCGCCGCGGCCTGGCGGGCCGACCAGACCGAGCAGACCCTCGTCCCCACGCACTGCTGCTTCTGCGGCGTGCAGTGCGGCATGTACCTGCGGGTCGACGGGCGCGGCAAGGTGTTCGGGGTCGAGCCGCGCAACCACGACATCAACCGGATGCGGTTGTGCCCCAAGGGCATCAACGCCTACCAGCAGGTCAACCACCCGGACCGGCTGACCGCGCCACTGCTGCGCCGCAGCCGCGACGAGCCGTTCCGCGAGGTGAGTTGGGACGAGGCGCTGGACCACACCGTCGCCGAGATCAACCGGATCCAGCAGCAGTACGGCCGGGACGCCTTTGGGATGCTCGGCGGGGCCAGCCTGTTCTCCGAGAAGACCTACCTGGTGGGCAAGTTCGCCCGGGTCGCGCTGAAGACCCGGCACGTGGACTACAACGGCCGGCTGTGCATGGTGAGCGCGGCGGGCGCCAACAAGCTGGCCTTCGGCATCGACCGGGCGGGCAACCCGTTCTCCGACATGCTGCAGACCGACTGCCTGCTGATCGCCGGGGCGAACGTCGGCGAGTGCTTCCCGGTGCTGACCCAGTACGTGTGGGGGGCCCGCGACCGGGGCGCCACCCTGATCGTGGTCGACCCGCGGGAGACCGCCGTCGCCCGCACCGCGGACGTCCACGTCGCGCTCAAGTCCGGTACCGACGCGGCGTTCTTCAACGCCGTGCTGCACGTGATCGTCGCGGAGGGCCTGACCGACGAGGCGTTCCTGGCCGAGCACGCCACCGGCTGGGAGGAGGTCAAGGCCACCGTCGCGGCGTACCCGCCCGACCGGGCGGCCGAGATCTGCGGCGTCCCCGCGGAGCAGATCGTCCAGGTGGCGCGGATGTTCGGGCGGGCGGAGCGGGCGATGGCCTGCCACGCGCGCGGGATCGAGCACCACACCCAGGGCGTGGAGAACTGCCTGACCGTCATCAACCTGTGCACCGCCACCGGCAACCTGGGCCGCCCGGGCGCCGGTTACGGCACCCTCACCGGCCAGGGCAACGGCCAGGGCGGCCGCGAGCACGGCCAGAAGTCCGACCTGCTGCCCGGCGGCCGCTCCATCAACGACCCGGTGCACCGCCGGCAGATCGCCGCGATCTGGGGCATCGAGGAGTCCGAACTCCCGCAGGCCGGCACCTCGATGATGGAGATGGTCTGGCAGATGCAGCGCGGCGAGATCCGCGGCCTGATCGGCGTCTGCAACAACCCGTTCGTCTCGCTGCCCAACTACGCGGTGGTCAAGGACGGTTACGACAAGCTGGAGTTCCACGCCCAGTTCGACTTCTTCCTCTCCGAGACCGCCGCCAACGCGCACGTGGTCTTCCCGGTCACCACCTGGGCCGAGGACGAGGGCGTGATGGCCAACGCCGAGGCCCGGGTGGTCAAGCACAACAAGGCCCAGGAGCCGCCCGAGGGCGTGCGCACCGACACCTGGGTGCTGTGCGAGATCGCCCGACGGCTCGGCGAGGGAAGCAAGTTCGCCTTCGAGGGCTCCCGGGACGTCTTCGACGAACTGCGCCGCGCCTCGGCCGGCACGGTGATCGACTACTACGGCATCACGTACGAGCGCCTGGAGGCCACCGGCGGCCTCGCCTGGCCCTGCCCGAGCCTCGACCACCCGGGCACGCCACGGCTGTTCGAGGACGGCCGGACCTACCACCCGGACGGCAGGGTGCACCTGCAGGCGGTGGAGTGGCACCCGCCGGCCGACCCGTTCAGCGACGAGTTCCCGATGCGGCTGACCACCGGGCGCACCGTGGCGCACTTCCTGTCCGGCAACCAGACCCGGCGCCTGGGCGGACTGGTCGAGCAGACGCCCCGGCCGTGGGTGGAGATCCACCCCTCGCACGGGTTCCGCAACGGGGACCCGGTGCGGGTGGTCACCCGGCGCGGCAGCGAGGTGCTGCCCGCGCTGGTCACCGAGGCGATCCGCCCCGACCACGTCTTCGTGCCCTACCACTGGCCCTACCCGACGGCGGCGAACGTGCTGACCATCGACGCGCTGGACCCGCGCTCGAAGATCCCCGAGTACAAGGTGTGCGCGGTGCGGATCGAACGGGCCGAGGCGATCGACCCGGTGCCCGCACCGCCGGTGCCGCCCGGCCGCGAACCGTACCCGGAGGCCCAGGTCTCCCGCACCGACCCGCTGCCGCCGACCGCGCCGCAGGGCCGCGGCACCGCCGAGAGGGGCTGACCGAGATGCTCGGACGCACCATCTTCATCGACCCGGGCCGCTGCATCGGCTGCCAGGCCTGCGTCTCGGCCTGCCGCGAGTGCGACTCGCACCGCGGCAAGTCGATGATCCACCTGGACTACCCGGACGAGGGCCACACCGTCGCCTCGCTGCCGACCGTGTGCATGCACTGCGAGGACCCGGTCGCGCCGTGCGCCGAGGTCTGCCCGGCCGAGGCGATCCTGATCACCGCGGACGGCGTGGTCCAGGAGGCCGACCCGACCCGCTGCATCGGCTGCGCGAACTGCGTCAACGCCTGCCCGTTCGGCGTGCCCAAGATCGACCTGGAGGCCAAGCTCCAGATGAAGTGCAACCTCTGCTACGACCGCACCTCCTACGGCCTGGCACCGATGTGCGCCACCGTCTGCCCCACCGGCGCCCTGTTCTACGGCACCGTCGAGGAACTCCAGGCCGAGCGGCCCGGCGTGGACGTCTCCACGATGTTCGCGTTCGGCGACACCGTGGTCTCCACCGGCGTCGCCATGGTGGTGCCCGGCGAGCACCGGGCGCCCGTCCCCGGCGGGATGCTGAACCTGATCGAGGTCAACGGGCGCCCCACGCCCGGGAACGGAGCGAGGGCGTGACCAGCCCCGGCAACTCCCCCCAGCCGTACGGCCGGGAGGGCGGCCCCGACGACCACCGGGCCGAGCAGAGCGCGCTGAAGGAACGGATCAGCGCCGACTCGCTGACCACCCGGCGCGACTACCTGCGGATCGTCGCCACCGTCTCCGGCGGCCTGGTGGTCGGCTCCACGGTGGTCTCGGCCGGCGTGCTGCACCGCCACGGGGACGGCAGCGCCGCCCCGCTGAAGGTCGCCGAGCGGCTGGAGCGCGGCGAGGCGGTCACCTTCGACTACCCCGGCGAGGACGACCGGGCGATGGCCATCCGGCTGCCCGACGGCACCCTGGTCGGCTACTCCACGGTCTGCACCCACCTCGCCTGCGGAGTGCTCTGGCGGCGCGACCACGGCACCGACGGCGACCTCTACTGCCCGTGCCACGAAGGGCAGTTCGACTCCCGCACCGGCGAGGTCACCGGCGGCCCGCCGCCCCGCCCGCTGCCCAAGGTCGTGGTGGTCGAGGACGCCCAGGGCGCGGTGTGGGCGGTCGGCACCGCCCGCTCCGGCGAGAGCGAGGAGGCCGGCCTCTGCCGCGGCCTGCGCGAACGCAACCCCGCCCTCGCCGAAGCGGCCGGCTGCGCCACCCGCAGGAGCGGCAGATGACCGGCACCCGGAGCCGACCGACGGCCCGTCGACCCACCCGTGGAGGCGCGTGATGAGCGTTCCCGAAGGCCACTACCCGGAGGGCTACCGCCCCGGCAGCGACGAGCCCCGGCTCAACCGGCCCGTCCGCGAGCGGTACCCGCAGATCCGCGCCACCTCCGGCTACGCCGACCCGCGGGTCTCGGCGACCGGCCCCGGCCCCGGCGCGGGCACCGACCAGCAGCCCGAGCGGTCGGCGATCCTGTCCGCCCGGGTCGGCCTGGCCGTCACCATCGTGATCGGCCAGCTGTGGGCCCTGAACACCGCCACCAACGCCTGGATGAGCGGCCGGGTGGCCACCGCCTGGTGGTGCACCGGCTTCAGCGCCGCGTCCTTCCTGGTCGTCCTGCTCGCCTGGCGGATCTCGCCCAACGACCGCTGAGCGCAAGGAGGTTGCGGCCGGTCACGATTCGCTCCGGACCGCGCCGACAGCGTTCCCCGAACCGGCCGCGCCCCGTACGCTGTCCCCCTGGCCGCGCGGGCGGCCGACGGGACAGACCGCGGGGCGGCCGGCCGACGCGCCGACCCCCGCGGGGGGTGCGCGCCGTGCGGGCGCGGGAAGGGCACGACGCATGACGGAGCACCTCACCACCGAAGCCGTCCAGCCCAGGCCGTTCCCCGACCGGCAGGCCGTGCTCCGCGCCGCCGTCCTGGTCCCCGTCACGGTCGCCCACATGCACGACGCCCACCCGCACGGCCCGCTCACCCTCGCCGCCACCGAACCCGTCGGCGCGCACACCGGCGGCCTCGACTGGGACGCGGCCCGGCAGCAGCTGGTCGCCCGCCCCGCCCCCGCCCGGGTGGTCGGCGCCCGGATCGAGATCCTCACCGTCGGCGACCACCCGCTCGGACACGCGGTCACGCACCCCGGCGGCGAGGTCACCTGGCCCGAGTGGGCGCAGCTCGGCGACACCCCCGTCGTCTGGCGCGGACAGCCCGAACTGCTCACCGAGGGCGCCGCCCACCCCTGCCGGCTCCACCTCGCCGGAGACCAGCGCGCCCTGCTGGTCCAGGCCGAGGGCGAACACGGACTGGACTTCAACGAGGCCCTGCTGCGCGTCACCGGCCCGCTCGCCGAGGCGCTCGACCTGATCCCGCCCGGCCTCGACCGCACCGCGGCGCTCGGCCGCCTGGTCGCCCTGCTCGTCGACCGGGGCGCCCGCTACCTCGTCCCCGCCGACCCGCACGACCTGCCCGGCTGGGAGGCGCACCTGCGCCTCGCCTACCGGGCCCTGGAGGCGCAGGCCCGCGCCCACCGCGACGAACGGCCCACCCCCGGCACGGCCGCCCACCGGCCCGTCCGCTACGAGGCCCTGGTGCAGACCGGGTACGACGGCGGACCGGAGATCGTCCTGACGCCGGTGCTGCGCCGGGGCGGCCAGTGGCTGGCCGCGATGGACCCGGCCGCGCTCGACCTGCCGCACTACCGCGGGGCCGGCTGGTAGCGGCCCCGGGGAGAGCCCGGGCCGCCTCAGGACAGCGGCCCCGGGGCGCCAGGGCGCCAGGGTGTCTCAGGGCAGCGGCCGCGGGCGCTGGGCCAGCACCGCGCCCAGCAGCAGGCCCACCGAGATCGCCACCACCGTGGTCACCATCGACAGCAGGTCGTGGAAGCCCCGCACCGGATGGCCCCCGGCCAGGCTGGTCAGGCCGCGCATGCCCAGCGAGCCCACCGTCAGGGTGAAGAACCCGGGCAGTGCCAGCAGCAGCCGCGGCGGCCGGTCCGGCCCGCGGGCCACCAGCGTGGCCAGCGCGCCCAGCACCGCGGCGGCCACGAACGTCCCGCCGACCTCGCCCACCAGCTTGGTCGCCCCCGACTGCACCGCCACCGTCAGGTACACCGTCCCCAGCAACGGCAGCAGCAGCCGCCACGGCACCGCGAAGGCGAGCACCGTGCCGACCGTGAACAGCACCCAGGACAGGAACGTCGCCCAGCGCGGCAGGTCGGCGTGCGCCGCCAGGTCGAACAGCGCCGAGGTGTCGCCGCCGGTGGCGTACACCCCGAGCATCACGCCCAGGTACAGCTGCAGCAGCAGGAACACCGCGTACACCAGGCGCACCGCGCCCGTGGTGAGGAACCCGGCGGCCAGTTCGGCGGCCGCCGCCGACAGCAGGTCGCCGGGGACGAAGTAGAACAGCGCCGGGAGCATCAGCAGCACCGCCCCGCCGTGCGCCGGGGTCCGCGCGAACACCTCCAGCACCAGCACCGACACCGCCGCCGACGCCACCAGCGGCAGCACCCGCGACAGCCGCGGCCACCGCCCCGCCGCCACCGCCAGCACCGCCGTGACCAGGCCCAGCACCGCCGTGCTGCCGATCTCGTACCAGGTCGGCTGCATCAGCGGCGCGAAACCCACCGAGAACAGCACGATGCCCAGGCCCTTCAGCCACCACGGGTACGGGGCGGGCGAGTCGTCGATCGCCGCCAGCCGCCGCTCCGCCTCGGCGAGGGGGGTGCCGCCCAGCGAGACCCGGTGCGCCCAGGGCTTGAGCGCGGCGACCCGGTCCAGCCGGGCGACGTCCGGGAAGGCCCGCACCGCGACCGTCTCGGTGCCCCCGCCCAGGGAGACGGTCAGCGTCGCGCCGTCCGGGACCAGCACCATCGAGGTGCGGGCGCCGAAACCCGTCGCGACCTGCGCCACCGCCTGCTCGATCTCCGAGGCGCCCTCGCCGCTGGCCGCCAGCAGCATCCCGGTCAGCCGCGCCAGCAGCGCGGTCACCCGCTCCAGCGGCGCCGCCTCCTGGCTGCCCCCGTCCGGACGCACCGCCCGCCCGCCGTCCATCCGCGCCTCCCGAGCCGTCGAACCTGACACCCGCTCACATCCTCGCCCGGCGGGTGGCCGCTCGCGCTCCGGGAGCGGGGGAGGGGCGCGCGGGAGGGGCGCGGGAAGCGCGCGGGCGGCGTGCAGGGGGCGGCTGCCGACATGCGATGTCCGGAATGTGGTGATACCACTCGAAGGACCTGTGGAAGGGAGCCAGTCGATGGACGACTACCCGGCGCTCAACCTGTTCTGGACCATGCTCTGGCTGTTCCTGTGGATCCTGTGGTTCTTCCTGATGTTCAAGGTGCTGACGGACATCTTCCGCAGCCACGACATGGGCGGATGGGGCAAGGCCGGCTGGACGATCTTCGTGATCGTGCTGCCCTACCTCGGCGTCCTGGTGTACCTGATCGCCCGCGGCAAGGAGATGGGCCAACGCGACCGGGCCCTCGCCGCCAAGGCCGAGGGCGACTTCCAGGACTACATCAGGAAGGCCGCCGGAACCGAGGACCAGAACGCCGGGCCCCGGCACGTCGACGAACTCGCCCGCCTCGCCGACCTGAAGAACAGCGGCGCGATCTCCACCGAGGAGTTCGAGAGGGCCAAGCAGAAGCTGCTCGCCTGAGCCCGCGCGGACGGACCGGCGAGCCTACGGACGGACCACGGACATCGGACGGCGCACGCACGCAGCCCGGGCCGGAGCGGGAACCCCACCCGCGCCGGCCCGGGCCGACGCGCGCACCCGCCGGAAGGCCGCCCCCGACCCCGCCGCCGACCCCGCCGCCGACCCCGCCGACGGGCCGACGGCCCGGGCCGGACAGCCGGGACAGCCGGGGCGGACGGGACCGACGAGCCGACACGAGGAGGACACCGGGGTGCCGGAACCGCAACTGACACCCGAGGTGTTCGACCGCGCCGTCGTCGCGATCGCCCTGACCGCGGGCCCCGAACACCGGATGGTCTACTACAACGAGGCCTTCCGCGACCTGTTCGGCGACCGCCCGCTCGGCGCCCCCGCCCGCGAGGCCTTCACCGACCCCGGCAGCGAACGCTTCCTCGCCACCCTCGACGCCGTCCTCGCCGACGGCAGCGCCCGGCAGGTCACCGCCCACCGCACCCTCGCCTGCCCCACCGGCGCCCCCGCCCACCGGCACTTCGTCTACTCCTGCTCGCCCGCCGCCACCCGGTACGGCCCCGGCATCCTCGCCGCCGCCATCGACACCACCGCCGAACTGCACTCCGCACTCGAAGCCGAACGCCAGTCCGCCGAACGGCTCGAAGCGCTCCAGCGCTACGAGGCGCTGATGGCCGCCGCCGCCCAGATGGTCTGGGTCGCCCGCGCCGACGGCACCGTCAGCGAACTCGTGCCCGGCTGGGAGGAGCTCACCGGCCAGCCCCTCCCCGGAACGACCGCCGACCGCCACCGCTGGCTCGACGTCGTCCACCCCCAGGACCGCGCCGACGCCGCCGCCCGCTGGGCCGCCGCCGTCCGCGACCT
The window above is part of the Kitasatospora sp. NA04385 genome. Proteins encoded here:
- a CDS encoding ubiquinol-cytochrome c reductase iron-sulfur subunit gives rise to the protein MKERISADSLTTRRDYLRIVATVSGGLVVGSTVVSAGVLHRHGDGSAAPLKVAERLERGEAVTFDYPGEDDRAMAIRLPDGTLVGYSTVCTHLACGVLWRRDHGTDGDLYCPCHEGQFDSRTGEVTGGPPPRPLPKVVVVEDAQGAVWAVGTARSGESEEAGLCRGLRERNPALAEAAGCATRRSGR
- a CDS encoding 4Fe-4S dicluster domain-containing protein, translating into MLGRTIFIDPGRCIGCQACVSACRECDSHRGKSMIHLDYPDEGHTVASLPTVCMHCEDPVAPCAEVCPAEAILITADGVVQEADPTRCIGCANCVNACPFGVPKIDLEAKLQMKCNLCYDRTSYGLAPMCATVCPTGALFYGTVEELQAERPGVDVSTMFAFGDTVVSTGVAMVVPGEHRAPVPGGMLNLIEVNGRPTPGNGARA
- a CDS encoding DUF4037 domain-containing protein is translated as MTTPAPSGPPSEPPEPPFVPGLDLSRALYEEAVRPLLASAHPGLRYAAARIGAGSEVLGFDTARSTDHDWGPRLQLFLAPADTRRHGRAVRELLAARLPGEIRGWSTHYRGTGNPDDPVSHLEPAPADGPVDHRVTVHDLPGWLAERLGPPAAAWADAAPGPLDWLALPQQRLAEFTGGAVFHDGPGTLTAARERLHWYPEQVWRHLLACQWQRIAQEEAFVGRCAEAGDDLGAALVTARLVRDLMRLAFLTARRYAPYGKWFGSAFARLDTDPALAPALRAALAAPDPRARERHLCEAYEAAARAHNALGLTGPLDPARRRYHGRPYLVLHADRFARALQRTVTAPELRDRPLTGAVDQWADSTDLLDHPGALRAAVDALGAESPQG
- a CDS encoding cytosine permease; translation: MNVEPRLVSTAEPGPPQAAAPAAATDQAAAETLEDYTLRFAPRSYRRWTPMVVATTALGGIAYMADFSIGAGIGLAHGTGNALVAIAVAAAVIFVTGYPLAYYSARYNIDLDLITRGSGFGYYGSVLTGVIFASFTFVFFALEGSIMAQGLKLGLGLPLWLGYLVSTLMVIPLVVYGMKALSRLQVWTTPVWLVLMVSPLVYLIWTDPGSVDRFLSYPGTDGEGGVNTASVLLGAGVCLSLIAQIGEQIDYLRFMPPRTAANRRGWWTAVVMAGPGWVVIGALKQAIGVFLAVHILAAAGPGLAPEPIRQFKGAFDAMLPSWLVVPLAVALVVVSQIKINVTNAYSGSLAWTNSFTRVTRRYPGRMVFVLVNLGIALVLMEADMFSFLNSVLGFYSNCAIAWVVTVATDIGVNKHLLRISPLRPEFRRGMLYAVNPVGVVAFTAASGLSIAMYFHALGDTLQPYSPVAAAVIAFVLTPLTALATGGRYYLRRTDDGLDLPMLDAEGNPSAVTLDCHVCHRSYERPDLVACAAHGAAVCSLCLSTDRTGAHVPPAQPAQPAQSAQSAAV
- a CDS encoding molybdopterin oxidoreductase family protein, which codes for MSTEHVPLDPSVAPLGTRNFRDAGGLPAAAWRADQTEQTLVPTHCCFCGVQCGMYLRVDGRGKVFGVEPRNHDINRMRLCPKGINAYQQVNHPDRLTAPLLRRSRDEPFREVSWDEALDHTVAEINRIQQQYGRDAFGMLGGASLFSEKTYLVGKFARVALKTRHVDYNGRLCMVSAAGANKLAFGIDRAGNPFSDMLQTDCLLIAGANVGECFPVLTQYVWGARDRGATLIVVDPRETAVARTADVHVALKSGTDAAFFNAVLHVIVAEGLTDEAFLAEHATGWEEVKATVAAYPPDRAAEICGVPAEQIVQVARMFGRAERAMACHARGIEHHTQGVENCLTVINLCTATGNLGRPGAGYGTLTGQGNGQGGREHGQKSDLLPGGRSINDPVHRRQIAAIWGIEESELPQAGTSMMEMVWQMQRGEIRGLIGVCNNPFVSLPNYAVVKDGYDKLEFHAQFDFFLSETAANAHVVFPVTTWAEDEGVMANAEARVVKHNKAQEPPEGVRTDTWVLCEIARRLGEGSKFAFEGSRDVFDELRRASAGTVIDYYGITYERLEATGGLAWPCPSLDHPGTPRLFEDGRTYHPDGRVHLQAVEWHPPADPFSDEFPMRLTTGRTVAHFLSGNQTRRLGGLVEQTPRPWVEIHPSHGFRNGDPVRVVTRRGSEVLPALVTEAIRPDHVFVPYHWPYPTAANVLTIDALDPRSKIPEYKVCAVRIERAEAIDPVPAPPVPPGREPYPEAQVSRTDPLPPTAPQGRGTAERG
- a CDS encoding GntR family transcriptional regulator, whose amino-acid sequence is MDTGLYTPPDTPHLPHRERVHAALREELMSGRIGPRERMTEERLAERFGVSRTPVREALTRLRSDGMIERGDGGYYPVVPNLPQLRDLYELRVTLELRGVARALEDPSVRHDPAVVEAELLRWYAIREAPPEPDPRFVVLDEEFHVALSRASGNPALTEALVAVNRRIRRVRMYDFLTRDRVDSTITEHIAIMELVRDGRLDEAYRALHDHVGASMDVVLERARRALTQMALHGDRV
- a CDS encoding MFS transporter produces the protein MIAAGASVLLVVAIVLGSRLLRDFDSALVPYAVASVFLTFGVVYRYVVWVSAPAARRLFVQGWKSALSWENLKRSPAALPKMAATYLGFQKFLGARSHARWAAHQLIFWGCLLAAAITFPLTWGWFTFTSSSAAGPGYEMRLWGFKLFGFDSGSFLGWALYHGLDLAAVMVIGGAGYFLWRRMRDRAATTGQRFGYDFLPLLALITISVTGLLLTFSEMFLHGGGYEFLAVLHMASVVLTLVYLPFGKFFHIVQRPAAVGMQLFKYTARRKGSDAEELQSCKRCGQPIDTAAAVDNLRATMRDLKLGFDEWAEYCPRCKRVLRGTAYLSNVKRGFK